The proteins below are encoded in one region of Bacteroides uniformis:
- a CDS encoding family 43 glycosylhydrolase, with protein MVKRFLISCGIAFAALAAKATPDDSIKVVKGQVSDYYITVTQDRIVKGHVLDTNRQPLAGATVMFFASPMHNTTAHDGSFAIKGAKNDVHLYVYYPGKKIVNRILALDETDIEVVMEKEVHKATAICRPAQATRWYDPQAPLSRTFCNPMNISYNFEPFNNNVRPNGSFRSSADPMAVEYKGEYFLFSTNQGGFHYSKNLVDWDFVPASFQRKPTDDDQCAPAAYVSGDTLFYTGSTYEGLAVWYSTHPKTGRFKRAIEKNVLPSWDPCLFLDDDGRLYLYYGSSNEYPLKAVELDRNDFYPISKIHDVMMLRPEEHGWERFGMNNDDEVTLRPFTEGAYMTKHNDKYYFQYGAPGTEFKVYADGVYVSDSPLGPFVYQKHNPMCYKPGGYVQGAGHGGTFCDVKGNYWHVATCMLSLKYKFERRIGLYPVAFDKDGVMYSSTAFGDYPNWAEPMDVKNPAERFTGWMLLSYGKPVEVSSTDSIHAASNLTDESMRTYWAARSGNPGEWAGIDLGSTKNVRAVQLNFYDHKAVQYNRAMDIYHQYRIFASEDGKEWTLVIDKSDSDKDCPHDYIELNEPLRARYLKYENVHMPTGNVALSGFRVFGNGDGDVPQAVKGLTVKRDRKDRRNALISWQPEASAYGYNIYYGTAEGKMYNAITVLGQTEYDFRGLDADTDYYFTIEALNENGRSPLCKTTKN; from the coding sequence ATGGTAAAAAGATTCCTAATCAGTTGTGGAATAGCCTTTGCCGCTCTGGCGGCAAAGGCAACCCCTGACGATTCCATCAAAGTGGTGAAGGGGCAAGTCAGTGACTATTACATCACTGTAACCCAAGACCGTATCGTAAAAGGACACGTACTGGACACCAACCGCCAGCCACTCGCAGGCGCCACAGTCATGTTCTTCGCAAGTCCCATGCACAATACCACTGCCCACGACGGCAGCTTTGCCATCAAAGGAGCGAAGAACGACGTGCACCTGTATGTCTACTATCCCGGGAAAAAGATAGTGAACAGAATCCTGGCACTGGATGAAACCGATATTGAGGTAGTGATGGAAAAAGAGGTACACAAGGCAACCGCAATCTGCCGCCCCGCCCAGGCGACCCGGTGGTATGACCCACAGGCGCCTCTGTCGCGCACCTTCTGCAATCCGATGAACATCAGTTACAACTTCGAGCCTTTCAACAACAATGTGCGTCCCAACGGTTCGTTCCGTTCCTCTGCCGACCCGATGGCTGTGGAATACAAAGGAGAATATTTTCTGTTCTCCACCAACCAGGGCGGTTTTCATTATTCCAAGAACCTGGTGGATTGGGATTTCGTTCCTGCCAGCTTCCAGCGCAAGCCTACGGACGATGACCAGTGTGCGCCGGCCGCCTATGTAAGCGGCGACACGCTGTTCTATACCGGCTCCACCTACGAAGGTCTGGCCGTGTGGTACAGCACGCATCCCAAAACGGGACGTTTCAAACGTGCCATCGAAAAGAACGTACTTCCTTCATGGGATCCTTGTCTGTTTCTGGACGACGACGGCAGATTGTATCTGTACTATGGCTCCAGCAATGAATATCCCTTGAAAGCGGTAGAACTGGACCGGAATGATTTCTACCCCATCAGCAAGATTCACGATGTCATGATGCTCCGCCCCGAAGAACACGGCTGGGAACGTTTCGGCATGAACAATGACGATGAAGTGACACTCCGCCCATTCACAGAGGGCGCTTACATGACCAAACACAATGACAAATATTATTTCCAATATGGTGCTCCGGGCACTGAATTCAAAGTCTATGCCGATGGCGTATATGTTTCGGATTCCCCGCTGGGCCCGTTTGTCTACCAGAAGCATAACCCGATGTGCTACAAGCCGGGCGGTTATGTGCAAGGTGCCGGTCATGGAGGCACGTTCTGCGACGTGAAAGGCAATTACTGGCACGTGGCCACCTGCATGCTCTCCCTGAAGTACAAGTTCGAACGCCGCATCGGTCTTTATCCGGTGGCTTTCGACAAGGATGGTGTCATGTATTCGTCCACTGCCTTCGGCGATTATCCCAACTGGGCAGAACCGATGGACGTAAAGAACCCTGCAGAGCGTTTCACGGGATGGATGCTTCTGTCCTACGGCAAACCGGTGGAGGTATCATCTACGGATAGCATCCATGCAGCTTCCAACCTGACGGACGAAAGTATGCGCACCTACTGGGCAGCCCGTTCCGGCAACCCCGGCGAATGGGCCGGGATAGACCTGGGCAGTACAAAGAATGTACGTGCCGTGCAGTTGAACTTCTACGACCATAAAGCGGTTCAATACAACCGTGCCATGGATATTTATCACCAATACCGTATTTTTGCTTCCGAAGACGGAAAAGAATGGACATTGGTCATAGACAAGAGCGACAGTGACAAGGATTGTCCGCACGACTACATCGAGCTCAACGAGCCGTTGCGTGCCCGTTATCTGAAATACGAGAATGTGCACATGCCTACGGGAAATGTCGCCTTGTCCGGCTTCCGCGTCTTCGGGAACGGTGACGGCGATGTCCCGCAAGCCGTGAAAGGACTGACTGTGAAACGTGACAGGAAAGACCGCCGGAATGCCCTTATCTCCTGGCAACCCGAAGCAAGCGCCTATGGCTACAACATCTACTACGGCACCGCCGAAGGCAAGATGTACAATGCCATCACGGTACTGGGACAGACGGAATATGACTTCCGCGGACTGGATGCGGACACGGACTATTACTTCACTATCGAGGCGCTGAACGAAAACGGCCGCTCGCCATTGTGCAAGACGACAAAAAATTAA
- a CDS encoding glucoamylase family protein produces the protein MKKPIMIHVLALFLISTLAGCASCSSDLKENGKENGKEEKPDTEEVRPESFASDDEMLDYIQKVHLNYMWDGAEPTSGLARERIHLDGDYPEKDQNVVTTGGSGFGIAGLLVGIERGFIPREEGVKRLTKIADYLKRADRFHGVWPHWLYGPTGKVKPFGQKDNGGDLVESCFLMQSLLCVRQYFRDGNEQEKALAEKIDQLWKEMEFSWYQNGKDVIYWHWSPEYNWEMNFPLEGYNEALIVYVLAASSPTYPVPASAYHNGWARGGGIKSDSAPYGLPLELKHNGAEKLGGPLFWAQYSHIGLDPRNLSDRYANYWNVVRNHALSNYRYCVENPKQYKGYGEDCWGLTASYSTKGYAAHCPGDNDHGVITPTAALSSFPYTPEESMRALKYFYSKGDWIWGKYGFYDAFSEGSDWTVPRYLAIDQCTIAPMIENYRSGLLWKLFMSCPEVQEGLQKLGFKA, from the coding sequence ATGAAAAAACCAATAATGATACATGTGCTGGCTTTGTTCCTGATTTCCACATTGGCGGGCTGTGCATCCTGCTCTTCCGACTTGAAGGAAAACGGGAAAGAGAACGGAAAAGAGGAAAAGCCCGACACAGAGGAAGTACGTCCCGAATCATTCGCTTCGGATGACGAAATGCTTGATTACATCCAGAAGGTACATTTGAACTACATGTGGGACGGTGCGGAACCGACCTCCGGACTGGCACGCGAACGCATCCACCTGGATGGGGATTATCCCGAAAAGGACCAGAATGTTGTCACCACCGGCGGCAGCGGATTTGGTATAGCCGGACTGCTGGTAGGCATCGAACGCGGCTTCATCCCCAGGGAAGAAGGCGTGAAGCGCCTGACCAAGATTGCCGATTACCTGAAACGCGCCGACCGCTTCCACGGCGTATGGCCCCATTGGTTGTACGGCCCTACCGGCAAGGTGAAACCTTTCGGACAAAAAGATAACGGCGGAGACTTGGTGGAAAGCTGCTTCCTGATGCAAAGCTTGCTTTGCGTACGCCAATACTTCCGCGACGGCAACGAGCAGGAAAAGGCGCTGGCAGAGAAGATTGACCAATTGTGGAAAGAGATGGAGTTCAGCTGGTATCAGAATGGCAAGGATGTCATCTACTGGCACTGGTCTCCCGAATACAACTGGGAAATGAACTTCCCGCTGGAAGGCTACAACGAAGCATTGATTGTGTATGTGCTCGCAGCCTCCTCCCCCACTTATCCCGTTCCGGCTTCAGCCTACCACAACGGCTGGGCACGCGGCGGCGGCATCAAGTCCGACTCTGCCCCCTACGGCCTGCCTTTGGAATTGAAACACAACGGAGCCGAGAAACTGGGCGGTCCCTTGTTCTGGGCACAATACTCGCACATCGGTCTGGACCCGCGCAACCTGAGCGACCGCTATGCCAACTACTGGAACGTGGTGCGCAACCATGCCCTCTCCAACTACCGCTACTGCGTGGAGAATCCCAAACAATACAAAGGTTACGGCGAGGACTGCTGGGGACTGACCGCCAGCTACTCTACCAAAGGCTATGCAGCCCACTGCCCGGGCGACAACGACCATGGTGTCATCACACCGACAGCAGCCTTGTCCAGTTTTCCCTACACACCGGAGGAATCCATGCGTGCACTGAAGTATTTCTATTCCAAAGGCGACTGGATTTGGGGCAAGTACGGATTCTACGATGCCTTCTCCGAGGGAAGTGACTGGACGGTGCCCCGCTATCTTGCCATCGACCAATGCACCATTGCCCCGATGATTGAGAACTATCGTTCCGGCTTGTTGTGGAAACTCTTCATGAGCTGTCCCGAGGTTCAGGAAGGATTGCAGAAGCTGGGATTTAAGGCTTAG
- the bglX gene encoding beta-glucosidase BglX, protein MKKYTLLAALAFSALTVTATPKENTSQGNPQEMDKFITELMGKMTLHEKIGQLNLPVTGNIVTGQAKSSDVAGKIRNGEVGGLFNLKGVKNIREVQKLAVENSRLGIPLLFGMDVIHGYETVFPIPLALSCSWDMEAIEKSARIAAIESSADGICWTFSPMVDICRDARWGRVSEGNGEDPFLGSAIAQAMIRGYQGKDMSANNEIMACVKHFALYGAGEAGRDYNTVDMSRNRMFNEYFPPYKAAVEAGVGSAMTSFNEIDGVPATANHWLLTDVLRNQWGFDGFVVTDYTAISEMIDHGIGDLQEVSARALTAGTDMDMVADGFIGTLEKSLKEGKVTEADIDKACRRILEAKYKLGLFANPYKYCDVKRAEKEVFTPEHRSIARQIATETFVLLKNQDNLLPLQRKGNIALIGPLANTRANMPGTWSVAATADKYSTLLEGFKNSVGSKANILYAQGSNLMYDADYQTRATMFGRELPRGNDQELLDEALKVAAQADVIVAALGESSEMSGESSSRSELEMPDAQRHLLEALLKTGKPVVLVLFSGRPVVLTWENENVPAILNVWFGGSEAADAIADVVFGDVCPSGKLTTTFPQNVGQLPMAYNHKNTGRPLKEGKWFEKFRSNYLDVSNDPLYPFGYGLSYTTFQYSDITLSSKQLNADGKLTASVTVTNTGNYDADEIVQLYIRDLVGSITRPVKELKGFERIHLKKGESKQVTFTITPELLKFYNYDIQYVYEPGEFHVMIGPNSRDVKTTSFELK, encoded by the coding sequence ATGAAGAAATACACATTATTAGCAGCCTTGGCTTTCTCTGCCCTCACCGTGACGGCAACGCCCAAAGAAAACACATCCCAAGGCAATCCGCAGGAGATGGATAAATTCATTACGGAGCTGATGGGCAAAATGACGCTGCACGAGAAAATCGGTCAGCTCAACCTGCCGGTAACGGGAAACATCGTCACCGGACAAGCCAAGAGCAGCGACGTTGCCGGTAAAATCCGCAACGGTGAAGTCGGAGGTCTGTTCAACCTGAAAGGCGTGAAGAACATCCGCGAAGTGCAGAAACTTGCCGTAGAGAACAGCCGCCTGGGCATCCCCTTGCTGTTCGGTATGGACGTGATTCACGGTTACGAAACGGTATTCCCCATCCCCTTGGCACTCTCGTGCAGTTGGGACATGGAGGCTATAGAGAAATCGGCCCGTATCGCCGCCATTGAGTCGAGTGCAGACGGTATCTGCTGGACGTTCAGCCCGATGGTGGACATCTGCCGCGATGCCCGTTGGGGACGTGTATCAGAAGGCAACGGTGAAGACCCCTTCCTGGGTTCAGCCATTGCACAAGCCATGATTCGCGGTTATCAGGGCAAGGATATGAGTGCCAACAACGAGATAATGGCTTGCGTAAAGCACTTCGCACTGTATGGCGCCGGAGAAGCCGGCCGCGACTACAACACGGTGGATATGAGCCGCAACCGTATGTTCAACGAATACTTCCCTCCCTACAAGGCTGCCGTAGAAGCCGGTGTGGGTAGCGCAATGACCTCCTTCAATGAAATTGACGGCGTACCCGCCACTGCCAACCACTGGCTACTGACCGACGTTCTGCGCAACCAATGGGGCTTTGATGGCTTCGTGGTGACAGACTATACAGCCATCTCCGAAATGATAGACCACGGAATCGGTGACCTGCAGGAAGTATCCGCACGTGCCCTGACCGCCGGAACAGACATGGATATGGTAGCCGACGGATTTATCGGCACACTGGAAAAGTCTCTGAAAGAAGGCAAAGTGACCGAGGCCGACATTGACAAAGCCTGCCGACGCATCCTAGAAGCCAAATACAAGCTGGGACTGTTTGCCAATCCGTATAAATACTGCGACGTGAAGCGTGCCGAAAAAGAAGTGTTCACTCCCGAACACCGTTCCATCGCCCGCCAGATTGCCACAGAGACATTCGTACTGCTGAAGAACCAGGACAATCTGCTGCCCTTGCAACGCAAAGGCAATATCGCCTTGATTGGCCCGCTTGCCAACACCCGTGCCAACATGCCGGGCACTTGGAGTGTGGCAGCCACAGCAGACAAATACAGCACCCTGCTGGAAGGTTTCAAGAATTCTGTCGGCTCCAAGGCCAACATTCTCTATGCACAAGGCAGCAACCTGATGTACGATGCCGACTACCAGACACGCGCCACGATGTTCGGCCGTGAACTGCCCCGTGGCAATGACCAAGAACTGCTGGACGAAGCCCTGAAAGTAGCCGCACAAGCCGATGTCATTGTAGCCGCCCTCGGCGAGTCCTCCGAGATGAGTGGTGAGAGCAGTAGCCGTTCCGAACTGGAAATGCCGGACGCACAGCGCCACCTGCTGGAAGCATTGCTGAAAACGGGCAAACCCGTAGTATTGGTATTGTTCTCCGGACGTCCCGTAGTGCTGACTTGGGAGAATGAAAATGTTCCTGCCATCCTGAATGTATGGTTCGGAGGTAGTGAAGCTGCAGACGCCATTGCCGACGTAGTGTTCGGAGACGTTTGCCCCAGCGGTAAGCTGACCACCACTTTCCCGCAGAATGTGGGCCAGTTGCCTATGGCATACAACCACAAGAATACCGGCCGTCCTCTGAAAGAAGGCAAATGGTTCGAGAAGTTCCGCAGCAACTACCTGGATGTGAGCAACGACCCGCTGTATCCTTTCGGCTATGGCTTGAGCTACACCACCTTCCAGTACAGTGACATCACGCTCAGCTCCAAGCAACTGAATGCGGACGGCAAGCTGACCGCTTCCGTAACCGTAACCAATACGGGTAACTACGATGCAGATGAAATCGTACAGCTCTATATCCGCGACTTGGTGGGCAGCATTACCCGCCCCGTGAAAGAGCTGAAAGGCTTCGAGCGCATCCACCTGAAAAAAGGCGAAAGCAAGCAGGTGACCTTCACCATTACCCCCGAATTGCTGAAGTTCTACAACTACGACATACAGTATGTATACGAACCCGGCGAGTTCCATGTAATGATTGGACCCAACAGCCGCGATGTAAAGACTACGAGTTTTGAGTTGAAATAG
- a CDS encoding SusC/RagA family TonB-linked outer membrane protein, which translates to MKKNLNLPKKKTGRLRNLFLTVCLLASVAASAQEKTVTGTVTDALGDPLIGATVLVQGTSNGVITDIDGRYSIQATPENTLDFSYVGMVKQAVKVGSQSVINVQMKDDSQMLAETVVIGYGSAKKRDLTGSITNIKGDEIANKPVVNPVSALQGKIAGVQVINSGKAGSDPEIRVRGTNSINGYKPLYVVDGLFNDNINFLNPQDIESMEILKDPSSLAIFGVRGANGVIIITTKKAKEGQTRVNINGSFGFKSITDKIALTDAEGFKLLYNEQLRNEGNPEYNFSDWTGNTNWQDEIFQTGFITNNNISITGASDKNSFYLGAGYAYEQGNIKHEKYSKITLNISNDYKMTDNLKVGFQFNGARMLPADTKSVATALRAAPVAHVFNSEYGLYTSLPGFQKAQMNNPMVDVDLKANTTKAENYRGSGNVYGQWDFLKHFQFKAMFSLDYASNSTRTYTPVIQVYDASVEGDIATLGNGKTGVSQAKETEMKVQSDYLLTYTNSWGDHSVTATAGFTTYYNKLENLNGARTQGVGLVIPDNPDKWYVSIGDAATATNGSTQWERSTVSVLARVLYNYKGKYLFNGSYRRDGSSAFSYTGNQWQNFYSVGLGWLMSEEAWMKDITWLDMLKLKGSWGTLGNQNLDRAYPAEPLLTNAYSAVFGTPSAIYPGYQLAYLPNPKLRWEKVEAWEAGAEANFLRNRLHFEGVYYKKKTKDLLAEVPGISGTVPGIGNLGSIENSGVELALSWRDRIGDWNYNIGMNLATIKNKVLSLVQEGYSIIAGDKQQSYTMAGYPIGYFYGYKVEGVYQTQEEIEHSPKNTLATVTPGDLKFRDVNGDGEITTADRTMIGNPTPDVTYGFTLGLGYKNWELAVDMMGQGGNQIYRTWDNYNWSQFNFMEQRMDRWHGEGTSNTQPLLNTKHTINNLNSEYYIEDGSFFRIRNVSLAYNFDKALISKIGMQALKLYVNIQNLKTWKHNTGYTPELGGSAIAFGVDDGSYPMPAIYTFGFNLTF; encoded by the coding sequence ATGAAGAAGAACCTAAACCTTCCCAAGAAGAAAACCGGAAGACTGAGAAACCTATTTCTGACGGTGTGCCTGCTGGCAAGTGTCGCCGCATCGGCGCAGGAGAAAACAGTAACCGGTACCGTGACCGATGCCCTGGGTGACCCGCTGATTGGTGCCACCGTATTGGTGCAGGGAACCTCCAATGGCGTGATTACCGACATAGACGGCCGGTACTCCATCCAGGCCACCCCGGAGAACACATTGGATTTTTCCTATGTAGGCATGGTGAAGCAAGCTGTCAAGGTAGGCAGCCAGTCGGTAATCAACGTCCAGATGAAAGACGACTCGCAGATGCTGGCCGAAACCGTTGTCATCGGTTATGGCAGCGCCAAGAAGCGAGACCTTACGGGCTCCATCACCAACATTAAAGGCGACGAAATCGCCAACAAGCCGGTGGTCAACCCCGTATCCGCACTGCAAGGAAAGATTGCCGGCGTGCAGGTGATAAACTCCGGCAAGGCAGGCTCCGACCCGGAAATCCGTGTACGCGGAACAAACTCCATCAACGGCTACAAGCCACTCTATGTGGTGGACGGACTGTTCAACGACAACATCAACTTCCTGAATCCGCAGGACATCGAATCCATGGAGATACTGAAAGACCCGTCGTCGCTCGCCATCTTCGGTGTGCGCGGTGCCAACGGCGTGATTATCATCACCACCAAGAAGGCGAAAGAGGGACAGACACGCGTCAATATCAACGGCTCGTTCGGTTTCAAGTCCATCACCGACAAAATTGCACTGACGGATGCCGAAGGCTTCAAACTGCTGTACAACGAACAGTTGAGGAATGAAGGCAACCCGGAATACAACTTCTCGGACTGGACGGGAAACACCAACTGGCAGGATGAAATCTTCCAGACTGGGTTCATCACCAACAACAACATCAGCATCACGGGTGCCTCGGACAAGAACAGCTTCTATCTCGGTGCGGGCTATGCTTACGAGCAAGGCAACATCAAGCACGAGAAGTACAGCAAAATCACGCTGAACATCAGCAACGACTATAAAATGACGGACAACCTCAAGGTAGGTTTCCAATTCAACGGGGCACGCATGCTGCCCGCCGACACGAAGAGTGTGGCTACAGCCCTGCGCGCAGCTCCGGTGGCGCATGTATTCAACTCCGAGTACGGCCTCTACACCTCACTGCCCGGATTCCAGAAGGCACAGATGAACAACCCGATGGTGGACGTAGACCTGAAGGCGAATACCACGAAAGCCGAGAACTACCGTGGCTCGGGCAACGTGTACGGGCAATGGGATTTCCTGAAACACTTCCAGTTCAAGGCCATGTTCTCCCTGGACTATGCCTCGAACAGCACACGGACATACACCCCGGTTATCCAGGTATATGACGCAAGCGTCGAGGGAGACATAGCCACGCTGGGCAACGGCAAGACCGGAGTGTCCCAAGCCAAAGAAACGGAAATGAAGGTACAGAGCGACTATCTGCTGACCTACACCAACTCCTGGGGAGACCACAGCGTGACGGCCACAGCCGGTTTCACCACCTACTACAACAAGCTCGAGAATCTGAACGGCGCCCGTACCCAAGGGGTAGGCCTGGTCATTCCGGACAATCCCGACAAATGGTACGTAAGTATCGGCGACGCAGCCACCGCCACCAACGGCAGTACGCAGTGGGAGCGCTCCACCGTGTCCGTGCTGGCACGCGTGCTCTACAACTACAAGGGCAAGTACCTGTTCAACGGCTCCTACCGCCGCGACGGTTCTTCCGCCTTCTCCTACACCGGCAACCAGTGGCAGAACTTCTACTCCGTCGGCCTGGGCTGGCTGATGAGCGAGGAAGCATGGATGAAGGACATCACCTGGCTGGATATGCTGAAACTGAAAGGCTCATGGGGCACACTGGGCAACCAGAACCTGGACCGCGCCTATCCCGCCGAACCGTTGCTGACGAATGCCTACTCCGCCGTGTTCGGCACCCCGTCTGCCATCTATCCGGGCTACCAGCTTGCCTACCTGCCCAACCCCAAACTGCGCTGGGAGAAGGTGGAAGCCTGGGAAGCCGGTGCAGAAGCCAACTTCCTCCGCAACCGCCTGCACTTTGAAGGGGTGTACTACAAGAAGAAAACCAAAGACCTGCTGGCCGAAGTGCCGGGCATCTCGGGCACCGTACCGGGTATCGGAAACCTTGGCTCCATCGAGAATTCGGGCGTAGAGCTTGCCTTGAGCTGGCGCGACCGGATAGGCGACTGGAACTACAACATCGGAATGAACCTTGCCACCATCAAGAACAAGGTACTGAGCCTCGTGCAGGAAGGCTACTCCATCATAGCCGGAGACAAGCAGCAGAGCTACACAATGGCAGGATACCCCATCGGCTACTTCTACGGCTACAAGGTGGAAGGCGTCTACCAGACCCAGGAGGAGATTGAGCACTCTCCCAAGAACACACTGGCAACCGTCACCCCGGGCGACCTGAAATTCCGCGACGTGAACGGTGACGGTGAAATCACCACGGCAGACCGTACGATGATTGGTAATCCTACACCCGATGTCACCTACGGCTTCACGCTCGGCCTGGGCTACAAGAACTGGGAGCTTGCCGTTGACATGATGGGACAAGGCGGCAATCAGATTTACCGTACCTGGGACAACTACAACTGGAGCCAGTTCAACTTTATGGAGCAACGCATGGACCGCTGGCACGGTGAAGGGACCAGCAACACCCAGCCGCTGCTGAACACCAAGCATACCATCAACAATCTGAACTCCGAGTATTACATAGAGGACGGCTCGTTCTTCCGCATCCGTAACGTGTCGCTGGCATACAACTTCGACAAGGCGCTGATTTCGAAGATAGGCATGCAGGCGCTGAAGCTCTACGTGAACATACAGAACCTGAAGACGTGGAAGCACAACACCGGATATACCCCGGAACTGGGCGGAAGTGCCATCGCCTTCGGGGTGGACGACGGCAGTTATCCGATGCCGGCGATTTATACGTTCGGATTTAATCTGACGTTCTAA
- a CDS encoding RagB/SusD family nutrient uptake outer membrane protein, translating to MKLIKYIFTLLVGATALSLTSCNDFLDRDPLGQFTEDDSPNALVGGKIFNVYYLMRSYDITAGIPAFMVHMVRSEDSEKGSDAGDGSNEAAMWDDFEYTASNGPLSAYWGQNYKIIYQCNEILDDIEKSGHKDDTEAIRNRGEALFFRAWCYFNLVRAFGEVPLVTIKVVEASDANVPKTTAEKIYEQIDKDLTEAEECLPLRWDSDYTGRLTWGAARSLHARTYMMRNDWDNMYTASTEVIKSGIYNLNTPVDKVFTVEGENCGESIFELQCEATDAMKEDASIGSQFCQVQGVRGAGEWDLGWGWHMATKLMGEAFEPGDPRRNATLLYFRRSTDEPITPENTNQPYGESPVSTAMGAYFNKKAYTDPTLRRKYSRMGFWVNIRLIRYPDVLLMAAEAANEKGLTGEAAGYLEQVRAHARGTLADVLPKVESASQSVLRDAIRHERRVELALEPDRFYDLVRWGIAKEVLQAAGKNYQDKNALLPLPQTEIDKSNGVLVQNPDY from the coding sequence ATGAAACTGATAAAATACATATTTACATTGCTGGTGGGTGCAACAGCCCTCTCACTGACATCCTGCAACGACTTCCTGGACCGCGATCCGCTGGGGCAGTTCACGGAAGATGACTCTCCCAACGCCCTTGTAGGCGGGAAGATATTCAACGTCTACTACCTGATGCGCTCGTACGACATCACTGCCGGTATTCCTGCTTTTATGGTGCACATGGTGCGCAGCGAGGACTCCGAGAAAGGCAGTGACGCCGGCGACGGCAGCAACGAGGCCGCCATGTGGGACGACTTCGAATACACTGCCTCCAACGGGCCGCTCAGCGCCTATTGGGGACAGAACTACAAAATCATCTACCAGTGCAACGAAATCCTGGACGACATTGAGAAGAGCGGACACAAGGACGACACCGAAGCCATCCGCAACCGCGGCGAAGCGCTCTTCTTCCGTGCCTGGTGCTACTTCAACCTGGTACGCGCCTTTGGCGAAGTGCCGCTGGTCACCATCAAGGTAGTGGAAGCCTCCGATGCCAACGTGCCCAAGACCACGGCGGAAAAGATATACGAACAGATTGACAAAGACCTGACCGAAGCCGAAGAATGCCTGCCCCTGCGGTGGGACAGCGACTATACGGGACGGCTGACCTGGGGCGCCGCACGCTCCCTGCACGCACGCACCTATATGATGCGGAACGATTGGGACAATATGTACACAGCCTCCACCGAAGTGATAAAGTCGGGCATCTACAACCTGAATACACCGGTCGACAAAGTCTTCACCGTAGAAGGGGAAAACTGCGGCGAGAGCATCTTCGAACTGCAATGCGAAGCCACCGATGCCATGAAAGAGGATGCCAGCATCGGCAGCCAGTTCTGCCAGGTGCAAGGGGTGCGCGGAGCCGGCGAGTGGGACCTGGGATGGGGCTGGCACATGGCCACCAAACTGATGGGAGAAGCCTTTGAGCCGGGCGACCCGCGCCGGAACGCCACATTGCTCTACTTCCGCCGCAGCACGGACGAGCCCATCACACCGGAGAATACCAACCAGCCTTATGGCGAGTCACCCGTATCCACCGCCATGGGTGCCTACTTCAACAAGAAGGCCTACACGGACCCGACACTGCGCCGCAAGTACAGCCGTATGGGTTTCTGGGTAAACATCCGCCTCATCCGCTATCCGGACGTGCTGCTGATGGCTGCCGAAGCCGCCAACGAGAAAGGGCTGACGGGCGAAGCCGCCGGGTATCTGGAACAAGTACGCGCCCATGCCCGCGGCACACTGGCAGACGTGCTTCCGAAGGTAGAATCTGCCAGCCAGTCTGTGCTGCGTGACGCCATTCGCCACGAACGCCGCGTAGAGCTGGCACTGGAACCCGACCGCTTCTACGACCTCGTGCGCTGGGGCATTGCCAAAGAAGTGCTGCAAGCTGCCGGAAAGAATTACCAGGACAAGAATGCGCTGCTGCCTCTGCCCCAGACAGAGATAGACAAATCGAACGGAGTACTGGTACAGAACCCCGACTATTGA